In one Leptospira yasudae genomic region, the following are encoded:
- a CDS encoding GNAT family N-acetyltransferase, whose protein sequence is MGTGFVENKVKTERKLEVRIAENQLEIERTLALRYEVFNLELGEGLPQSAATRKDRDEYDLFCDHLIVVDKNRDDKIVGTYRILRRSIAKKNLGFYSDNEFNITKIYELDAETAEIGRSCVHPEYRDGSVISMLWAGLGTYMRKHNVRYLFGCGSIHHTDAQSANEVYAYLKEKNALAGKEFDVTPLAGFEVPGFDPNYAIDDMKTVQKRIPALIKGYIRAGSQICGIPAWDQVFKTIDFFILFDLRDIESKYEKRFLD, encoded by the coding sequence ATGGGAACAGGTTTTGTAGAGAACAAGGTTAAAACAGAACGAAAGCTGGAAGTTCGGATCGCCGAAAACCAGTTGGAAATAGAGCGCACTCTCGCACTTCGTTATGAAGTATTCAATCTGGAATTAGGGGAAGGTCTTCCTCAATCCGCCGCTACTCGCAAAGACAGGGACGAATACGATCTCTTTTGCGATCACCTGATCGTGGTCGATAAAAACCGCGACGATAAGATCGTAGGCACGTATAGAATTCTCCGTAGATCGATCGCAAAAAAGAACTTAGGTTTTTATTCGGACAACGAATTCAACATCACTAAGATCTACGAGTTGGACGCGGAAACCGCAGAGATCGGAAGAAGCTGTGTTCATCCCGAATACAGAGACGGTTCCGTGATCTCGATGCTCTGGGCCGGTCTTGGAACGTATATGCGCAAGCACAACGTTAGATACCTTTTCGGCTGCGGTTCGATTCATCATACGGACGCTCAATCCGCAAACGAAGTCTATGCTTATCTTAAGGAAAAGAACGCCCTCGCCGGAAAAGAATTCGACGTGACCCCGCTTGCAGGCTTCGAGGTTCCGGGTTTCGATCCGAATTACGCGATCGACGACATGAAGACGGTTCAAAAAAGAATTCCCGCTCTCATCAAAGGTTATATCCGCGCAGGATCTCAAATCTGCGGAATTCCCGCTTGGGATCAGGTCTTCAAAACCATCGATTTTTTTATCCTCTTCGATCTCCGTGACATAGAATCCAAATACGAAAAACGTTTTCTGGATTAA
- a CDS encoding methyl-accepting chemotaxis protein: MRRSSLKFILLISGITILFALTCIVSGAAYFFGRKKITENYLSQMRSVIGVVGLEFDAFLTSHTNIAWTIAKDPRTLESIRSGAPIAGSFYQDLMQRYGVYENIFICRLDGDSKIIADGRGGVTIGFKLSEAGIEKSLQAAKEGKIYLAKARKSPVTGLAVSLLSVPILEGNRPIGLVGVALSFDSISEKIIKEIKIGEQGYVSAVDHDGLIIAHPKKEMILNLDVSKESYGQTMLALKTGETMEFTYNGTDRYAMIYRLDNWRISIAAIQPKTEIQESLIGLLVLIILSGSATASISAYLLYLLLKKRLSPLENASKLFKTMAEGDLTSDIKVVYEDEIGSMSRDMNSFIFSIRNSLKDIQRVSTELATASEELTASSDSFASGAQATAASTEEMSATVEELSSGMDSIASGTDRQYKNIVEFHNNIKNLSSSVREIGQEIKQALELTQNISLQAAKGEESLSQMKTMVQNIIKSSGEMSAIIGIINDISDQTSLLSLNAAIEAARAGEAGRGFAVVAEEISKLSQKTASSIKSISEMILRNNRELDSGASGIESSSEVIHGIIKSTDTVSKAMEKLFEITSSQEGINLQVAENADEVGKDAEFVKQAMDEQKQAFHEITQVIVQINDHTLGTASGAEEISASAKSLEISAENLRRITDRFIV, encoded by the coding sequence ATGCGTCGAAGCAGTCTCAAATTTATTCTATTGATTTCAGGAATTACAATTTTATTCGCATTAACCTGTATCGTTTCCGGAGCGGCTTATTTTTTCGGCAGAAAAAAGATCACCGAAAACTATCTGAGCCAGATGCGAAGCGTCATCGGCGTTGTGGGTTTGGAATTCGACGCGTTTTTGACCTCTCATACCAATATCGCTTGGACCATCGCCAAAGATCCGCGGACCTTGGAATCGATCCGATCCGGAGCGCCCATTGCCGGAAGTTTCTATCAGGATCTAATGCAGCGGTACGGAGTATATGAGAATATCTTTATATGCCGTTTGGATGGAGATTCTAAGATCATCGCGGACGGTCGGGGCGGGGTGACGATAGGTTTTAAACTTTCGGAAGCGGGGATCGAAAAAAGTTTACAAGCCGCCAAGGAAGGAAAGATTTATCTGGCAAAGGCCCGGAAATCCCCCGTTACCGGTTTAGCGGTCTCTCTACTTTCCGTTCCTATCTTAGAAGGAAATCGTCCGATCGGACTTGTGGGCGTTGCCCTTTCCTTCGATTCCATTTCGGAAAAAATCATCAAAGAGATTAAGATCGGAGAGCAAGGATATGTCTCCGCCGTCGATCACGACGGATTGATCATCGCGCATCCTAAGAAGGAAATGATTTTAAATTTGGACGTTTCCAAAGAGTCGTACGGTCAGACCATGCTTGCTCTTAAAACGGGAGAGACCATGGAATTTACGTACAACGGAACGGATCGATATGCGATGATCTACCGTTTGGATAACTGGAGAATTTCGATCGCGGCTATTCAGCCGAAAACGGAAATCCAGGAATCTCTGATCGGACTTTTGGTATTAATCATCTTGTCCGGTTCGGCGACCGCTTCGATTTCCGCGTATCTTCTCTATCTCCTTTTGAAAAAACGTCTCAGTCCTTTGGAAAACGCGAGCAAATTGTTTAAGACGATGGCGGAAGGAGATCTGACTTCGGATATCAAAGTGGTTTACGAAGACGAGATCGGTTCTATGAGCCGCGATATGAATTCGTTTATATTCAGTATTCGTAATTCGTTAAAGGACATTCAGCGTGTTTCGACCGAGCTCGCGACGGCTTCGGAGGAATTGACAGCTTCTTCCGATTCGTTCGCTTCCGGAGCGCAGGCGACCGCGGCTTCCACCGAGGAAATGTCGGCGACCGTAGAAGAGCTTTCTTCCGGTATGGACAGCATCGCTTCGGGGACCGATCGTCAGTATAAAAACATAGTAGAATTTCATAATAATATAAAAAACCTTTCCTCCAGCGTAAGAGAGATCGGTCAGGAAATCAAACAAGCCCTCGAACTGACTCAGAATATCTCCTTGCAAGCGGCAAAAGGAGAAGAATCCCTCAGTCAGATGAAGACGATGGTTCAGAACATCATCAAATCCTCCGGAGAAATGTCGGCGATCATCGGAATCATCAACGACATCTCCGATCAGACCTCCCTCCTTTCTCTGAACGCGGCGATCGAGGCGGCGAGAGCGGGAGAAGCGGGCCGGGGTTTTGCGGTCGTTGCGGAAGAGATTTCCAAACTCTCGCAAAAAACCGCGTCTTCCATCAAATCGATCAGCGAAATGATTCTTCGAAACAATCGCGAATTGGATTCGGGAGCGAGCGGAATCGAGTCTTCTTCCGAAGTCATTCACGGTATTATTAAAAGTACGGACACTGTTTCCAAAGCGATGGAAAAGCTGTTCGAAATCACGAGTTCGCAGGAAGGAATCAATCTACAAGTCGCCGAAAACGCGGACGAAGTCGGAAAGGACGCTGAGTTCGTAAAACAGGCGATGGACGAACAAAAACAGGCCTTTCATGAAATCACGCAGGTCATCGTTCAGATCAACGATCATACGTTGGGAACCGCTTCGGGGGCGGAGGAAATTTCGGCTTCGGCGAAAAGCCTCGAAATCTCCGCGGAAAATCTGCGAAGGATCACGGATCGATTCATCGTATAA
- a CDS encoding PilZ domain-containing protein yields the protein MDHRKFPRVFPAANEVIEVQLMGLNFLDILNAKDISIGGLAIEVPHLFEGCDLNSPIQMILTLPGRNPLKLSGKVKRKVAAPEASLFGVEFSTLDAKAKYLIETYIQSRMQMAS from the coding sequence ATGGATCACAGAAAATTTCCCCGAGTATTTCCGGCGGCGAACGAAGTCATCGAGGTTCAATTGATGGGCCTGAATTTTTTGGATATTCTCAATGCGAAGGATATCAGTATCGGCGGACTCGCGATCGAAGTTCCTCATCTGTTCGAAGGTTGTGATTTGAATTCTCCGATCCAAATGATTCTGACTCTTCCCGGAAGAAATCCTCTGAAACTTTCGGGCAAAGTAAAACGCAAGGTCGCAGCTCCGGAAGCTTCTTTGTTCGGGGTCGAGTTCTCCACTTTGGATGCGAAGGCGAAGTATCTGATTGAAACTTACATTCAATCTAGAATGCAGATGGCTTCTTGA
- a CDS encoding aldo/keto reductase, with protein sequence MNSISRSDFLKRSAAFAFAAGLVEIPYRSLFAKEGAKILERTIQKSGEKIPSIGLGTWQTMDVSKDSSELESLRAVWKEFIDAGGRVVDSSPMYGRAEEIVGVLSSELSEQSRKKVFYATKVWIRGEAAGKAQIQSSFEKFKTDKIDLFQIHNLVDTQTHLRTLRLLQEGEKIRYIGITHYVSSAFAEMETIAKNEKIDFIQIPYSIATRAAEERILPFAEANGIGVLINRPFEEGELFRRVKGKSVPAYFKEWDCDSFGQAFLKFILSHTAVTCVIPATSKVSHLKDNLKAGLGKLPSGKDREEFKKRLLQEI encoded by the coding sequence ATGAATTCGATTTCACGTTCCGATTTTTTAAAACGAAGCGCGGCTTTCGCGTTCGCGGCCGGCTTGGTCGAAATTCCGTATCGGAGTTTATTCGCAAAGGAAGGAGCTAAGATCTTGGAAAGAACGATTCAGAAAAGCGGAGAAAAAATTCCTTCGATCGGACTCGGGACTTGGCAAACGATGGATGTCTCGAAAGATTCTTCCGAACTCGAATCCTTAAGGGCAGTCTGGAAAGAATTTATAGATGCCGGCGGAAGGGTCGTCGATTCTTCTCCGATGTATGGAAGAGCTGAGGAAATCGTGGGCGTTCTTTCTTCCGAGCTTTCCGAACAATCGAGAAAGAAAGTCTTTTACGCCACCAAGGTTTGGATTCGAGGAGAAGCTGCGGGTAAAGCACAGATTCAGTCTTCTTTTGAAAAATTCAAAACGGATAAAATCGATCTATTCCAAATTCATAATTTAGTGGATACACAGACGCATCTTCGAACTCTGCGATTGCTACAGGAAGGTGAAAAGATCCGTTATATCGGGATCACTCATTACGTTTCTTCCGCGTTTGCCGAAATGGAAACGATCGCGAAGAATGAAAAAATCGATTTCATTCAGATTCCGTATTCGATCGCAACTCGAGCCGCAGAGGAACGTATTCTCCCGTTTGCGGAGGCGAACGGAATCGGCGTCCTTATCAATCGTCCCTTCGAGGAAGGAGAACTCTTCCGCAGAGTAAAAGGTAAAAGCGTGCCTGCGTATTTTAAAGAATGGGATTGCGATTCTTTCGGCCAGGCGTTTTTGAAATTCATTCTTTCTCACACGGCGGTTACCTGTGTGATTCCTGCGACTTCCAAGGTTTCTCATCTCAAAGACAATCTAAAAGCGGGTTTAGGAAAACTTCCCTCGGGTAAGGATCGGGAAGAATTCAAAAAGCGTCTCTTGCAAGAAATCTGA
- a CDS encoding Bor/Iss family lipoprotein yields MRRIVYSGIIILLCLQTSFCQHARVEVAPIAAKQAKTKEINRETILLKQNYYLMGLLPRKLEYSEAQYCPERGIKEVHQYSSFTNILFEQITIGIYSPRSLEIVCH; encoded by the coding sequence ATGCGAAGAATAGTATATTCCGGAATTATAATTCTTTTATGTTTGCAAACCTCTTTTTGTCAACACGCGCGGGTGGAAGTGGCGCCCATCGCGGCCAAACAAGCGAAAACAAAAGAAATCAATCGTGAGACGATCCTGTTAAAACAGAATTATTATTTGATGGGGCTTCTTCCCCGAAAATTGGAATATTCGGAAGCTCAATACTGTCCGGAACGTGGAATCAAGGAAGTTCATCAATATTCTTCGTTTACGAACATATTGTTCGAACAAATCACGATCGGAATTTATTCCCCCCGTTCCTTGGAAATCGTATGTCACTGA
- a CDS encoding histone deacetylase codes for MAKSSYNNPRFFDFVYDEFLAAAVDDSDSSFQEGILFNSLTSENILELLEITGILPEIKKKGYQKVQLEITGMGQDFQRLALVSEKEILLHLRLSIQEYRLEINDYFFKEKYLIINWLQTRHPKSPSMDKSRLYPGQDVPGLGIFHQISDFIGFLILSLRLNGAVIRPEYFHDAVLFSKKFHFLTPEAQALFIALRRDFKNESIRGISTLLHSGKIRDHKNVLEWKAVEMILFLEKTLNAFVFNKKFDKKVSKILDTIKLSSVESPV; via the coding sequence ATGGCTAAATCAAGTTACAATAATCCTAGATTTTTCGACTTTGTTTACGATGAATTTTTAGCAGCGGCCGTCGATGATTCCGATTCTTCGTTTCAGGAAGGAATTCTGTTTAATTCCTTAACGAGCGAGAATATTCTGGAACTCCTCGAAATCACGGGAATTCTTCCCGAGATCAAAAAGAAAGGATATCAAAAAGTTCAGCTCGAGATCACCGGTATGGGGCAGGATTTTCAAAGACTTGCTCTCGTTTCCGAGAAAGAGATTCTTCTTCATCTTCGTCTTAGCATTCAAGAATATCGATTGGAAATCAACGACTACTTCTTTAAAGAAAAGTATCTGATCATCAACTGGCTGCAGACACGTCATCCGAAATCGCCGTCCATGGATAAGAGCCGGCTGTATCCGGGACAGGACGTTCCGGGTTTGGGAATCTTTCATCAGATCTCCGACTTTATCGGATTTCTGATCTTGTCGCTTCGTTTGAACGGAGCGGTGATTCGTCCCGAATACTTTCACGATGCGGTTTTGTTTTCTAAGAAGTTCCATTTTCTAACTCCGGAAGCGCAGGCCTTGTTCATCGCTTTGCGGAGGGATTTTAAAAACGAATCGATTCGGGGAATCTCCACCTTGCTTCATTCCGGGAAGATCCGCGATCATAAGAACGTTCTCGAATGGAAAGCTGTGGAAATGATTTTGTTTTTGGAAAAAACGCTGAATGCGTTCGTCTTTAATAAGAAGTTCGACAAGAAAGTATCGAAGATCTTGGATACGATTAAGCTGAGCAGCGTTGAGTCTCCAGTCTAA
- a CDS encoding glycosyltransferase family 2 protein, whose product MKVSIVIPCYNEKNTIRNILETVRKVPIKNKEIILVDDCSKDGTRDLLQTPVFKKLVDQMIFHEVNQGKGAALRTGFKAATGDIVIVQDADLEYDPFEIPSVIDPIYKGKADVVFGSRFLGGGPHRVVYYWHRIGNMVLTTLSNMFTNINLTDMETCYKAFRREIIQSIEIKENRFGFEPEITAKVAKIPDVRIFEVGISYYGRTYAEGKKIGWKDGFRAIYCILRYNLWD is encoded by the coding sequence ATGAAAGTTTCCATCGTCATTCCTTGTTATAACGAAAAAAATACGATCCGCAATATTCTGGAAACGGTTCGAAAAGTTCCGATCAAAAACAAGGAAATCATTCTCGTCGACGATTGTTCCAAGGACGGAACCAGAGATCTTCTTCAGACTCCCGTATTTAAAAAACTCGTCGATCAGATGATCTTTCATGAAGTCAATCAAGGCAAGGGAGCCGCTCTGAGAACCGGTTTTAAAGCGGCGACGGGAGACATCGTAATCGTTCAAGACGCGGACTTGGAATACGATCCGTTTGAAATTCCGAGCGTAATCGATCCGATTTATAAGGGAAAGGCGGACGTCGTTTTCGGAAGCCGATTCTTGGGAGGCGGTCCGCATCGAGTCGTGTATTATTGGCATCGTATCGGAAACATGGTTCTCACAACTCTTTCCAACATGTTTACCAACATCAACTTAACGGACATGGAAACTTGTTACAAAGCGTTCCGAAGGGAAATCATTCAATCCATCGAAATCAAGGAGAATCGTTTCGGTTTCGAACCCGAAATCACCGCAAAGGTGGCAAAAATTCCGGACGTTCGTATCTTTGAAGTGGGAATTTCCTATTACGGAAGAACCTATGCGGAAGGAAAAAAGATCGGCTGGAAGGACGGCTTTCGAGCGATTTATTGCATTTTAAGATATAATCTTTGGGATTGA
- a CDS encoding LamG-like jellyroll fold domain-containing protein, producing MKSLTAFRVLYVFVLFPLVLCKYDPQSSSIPELSFGFTRITTSSGPSGPIAASINQTNFSAGAAYDFQSVLNGFKSPSASIIITNSSGGDIQIPASNFLSLTGSNASDFVVVGAPTGTIANGSNVNASIYYNSVSPGIKTATLTIQPGGNISPVSVSLQATGVANYSGNSLTMQFESMSFIDISGNGNGGIVTGNFGGTIVPGVVGNAIRLGYGPFPTFDYIDIPDSAGSNFHFAGNQSFSVTAWISPDTASVGTIFDKSENNGPFSNLIFDFHASNGSVGVMSWREGDFSEGFSWVGPIIGWHHVACVYNPSLGNPNTTLYLDGVAVQSGYLFSSTFATANSYPANIGRFRRDASQLYVGLIDELRIYYPVALTAAQIQTIYNSR from the coding sequence ATGAAATCGCTCACGGCATTTCGCGTACTGTATGTATTCGTTTTATTTCCGCTCGTACTTTGTAAATATGATCCTCAATCTTCTTCGATCCCGGAATTGAGCTTCGGATTTACGCGGATTACCACGTCGTCCGGACCTTCGGGACCGATCGCGGCTTCCATCAATCAAACGAACTTTTCCGCGGGTGCGGCATACGATTTTCAATCGGTGTTAAACGGATTCAAATCTCCTTCCGCTTCGATTATCATCACGAATTCTTCCGGCGGAGACATTCAAATTCCTGCATCTAATTTCCTAAGTCTAACCGGATCGAACGCGTCCGATTTTGTCGTTGTTGGAGCGCCCACAGGGACGATCGCGAACGGTTCGAATGTAAACGCTTCCATTTATTATAACAGCGTTTCACCCGGGATAAAAACGGCGACTTTAACGATTCAACCGGGAGGAAACATTTCGCCCGTCAGTGTTTCTCTGCAAGCTACGGGCGTTGCGAATTATTCCGGAAATTCCCTGACGATGCAGTTTGAAAGCATGTCATTTATCGATATATCCGGAAACGGTAACGGCGGAATTGTAACCGGTAATTTCGGGGGAACGATTGTTCCGGGAGTGGTAGGCAATGCGATTCGTCTCGGTTACGGTCCCTTTCCTACATTCGATTACATTGATATTCCCGATTCTGCCGGAAGCAACTTTCACTTTGCCGGAAACCAATCGTTTAGCGTCACCGCTTGGATTTCTCCCGATACTGCGTCGGTCGGAACCATTTTCGACAAGTCCGAAAACAACGGACCGTTTTCGAATTTGATTTTCGATTTTCATGCGAGTAACGGCAGTGTGGGCGTGATGTCCTGGAGAGAAGGCGATTTCAGCGAGGGGTTTAGTTGGGTCGGTCCGATTATCGGTTGGCATCACGTAGCCTGCGTTTACAATCCTAGTTTAGGAAATCCGAATACGACTTTATACCTTGACGGAGTCGCCGTTCAAAGCGGATATTTATTTTCATCCACATTCGCGACGGCGAATTCCTATCCCGCCAATATCGGAAGATTTAGGAGAGACGCGAGTCAATTATATGTGGGCCTGATCGACGAACTTAGAATTTATTATCCGGTCGCATTGACCGCCGCTCAAATTCAAACGATCTATAACAGCCGTTAA
- a CDS encoding alpha/beta fold hydrolase yields MTLEEWKRSGSTVAYQNWKIFCKEEGKGENLLLIHGFPTASYDWEKIWKPLSKKRRLIASDLLGFGFSSKPEIDYSIFLQADIIEKLLSDKKISEVKILAHDLGDTVAQELLARFIERKKSKAKGLKIKAVTLLNGGIFPESHRPRFIQKLLNSPIGWILSRLMNRKSFQKSFAAVFGQNTKPSQEELDRFWELVASDGGTKIAHKLIRYIEERKTNRERWVGAILNSPVPVRMINGVDDPVSGAHLIQRFRELSPSADIVELKGIGHYPQVEAADRVLKSIL; encoded by the coding sequence ATGACTTTAGAAGAATGGAAACGTTCCGGTTCGACCGTCGCGTATCAAAATTGGAAAATCTTTTGTAAGGAAGAAGGCAAAGGGGAGAATCTTCTGTTGATTCACGGATTTCCGACCGCGTCCTACGATTGGGAAAAAATCTGGAAACCTCTTTCCAAAAAAAGAAGACTCATCGCTTCGGATCTGCTCGGATTCGGATTCTCGTCCAAACCGGAAATCGATTATTCCATTTTTTTACAGGCGGATATCATCGAAAAATTGTTAAGCGACAAGAAGATTTCCGAAGTAAAGATTCTCGCGCACGATCTGGGAGATACCGTTGCTCAGGAACTTCTCGCGAGATTTATCGAACGTAAAAAATCGAAAGCAAAAGGTTTGAAGATCAAGGCCGTTACTCTTTTGAACGGAGGAATTTTTCCGGAATCGCACCGGCCTAGATTTATCCAGAAATTATTGAATAGTCCGATCGGATGGATTCTTTCCCGACTGATGAATCGTAAATCCTTTCAGAAAAGTTTTGCCGCGGTTTTCGGACAAAACACGAAACCGAGTCAGGAAGAATTGGATCGCTTTTGGGAATTGGTTGCTTCCGACGGAGGAACCAAGATCGCGCACAAACTGATACGATATATCGAGGAACGAAAAACGAATCGAGAACGTTGGGTCGGAGCGATTTTAAATTCTCCCGTTCCCGTTCGAATGATCAACGGAGTCGACGATCCCGTCAGCGGCGCTCATCTCATACAACGATTTAGGGAACTATCTCCTTCGGCGGATATCGTCGAACTGAAAGGCATCGGTCATTATCCGCAAGTGGAAGCTGCGGATCGGGTTTTGAAATCGATTCTTTGA
- a CDS encoding DUF1554 domain-containing protein — MFGATLNFLYNGKKIKFPLFLFLILFIQILSVSCTIWPVVTALAAPQSGSSNDNGSLVLLAILQNGTTGSSSASESAGGSVGSGCSQSSSCAIFLYNHPFAIGGNWGGISGADAKCASGASGAGAPGDPNSYKALLMAEDGSRNLTTDWVLYPNKVYKSISNSNLTVTSTDANGQFIFPVTNTITTTANGVYTGIDTSGATWVPKTGQTCLSGGVSWTSTSTVVNGSFGISNGNGSLGSALVDDAGLGFACNNTLVLYCVQR; from the coding sequence ATGTTTGGTGCAACTCTTAACTTCTTATATAACGGGAAAAAAATAAAATTCCCGTTATTTCTTTTTCTGATTTTATTCATTCAAATTCTTTCGGTTTCCTGCACGATTTGGCCCGTTGTGACCGCCCTTGCGGCGCCCCAGTCGGGATCTTCGAATGATAACGGTTCTCTCGTTCTGCTCGCTATTCTGCAAAACGGAACAACGGGTTCTTCCTCCGCTTCAGAAAGCGCTGGTGGGAGTGTCGGTTCAGGTTGTTCGCAGAGTAGTAGTTGCGCGATATTTTTATACAATCATCCGTTCGCTATCGGCGGAAATTGGGGAGGTATTTCGGGGGCAGATGCAAAATGCGCTTCGGGTGCGTCGGGAGCAGGTGCTCCCGGAGATCCGAATAGCTACAAGGCGCTTCTCATGGCCGAGGATGGAAGTCGAAATCTTACCACCGACTGGGTATTGTATCCCAACAAGGTTTATAAAAGTATAAGCAATAGCAATCTGACTGTCACGTCTACGGATGCCAACGGACAATTTATTTTTCCGGTTACGAATACAATCACCACGACTGCGAATGGGGTGTATACGGGAATCGACACAAGTGGAGCTACCTGGGTTCCTAAGACCGGACAAACCTGTTTGAGCGGAGGGGTATCTTGGACCTCAACCTCGACTGTTGTGAACGGCTCGTTTGGAATCAGCAACGGTAACGGCTCCTTAGGTAGCGCGCTTGTGGATGATGCGGGATTGGGATTTGCTTGTAACAATACCCTTGTGCTCTACTGCGTGCAGAGGTAA
- a CDS encoding OmpA family protein, translating into MSLIGVRYSYSKNGMYFPRLTVLSLLCCFVLACHQTNIIPAKFPRAGESFKGASFTSRSYVLGYFEGGHDRAECPEGIQSFKIFRSISDFFIHILFGGVYDTRSVEVECVRSKLDLDSILKSNSLVLRGVYFRSNSDQIDEHSFEILDELSSILKENQNLRIVISGHTDLNGNRKQNQILSMKRAASTKAYLLSKGIDSSRVETRGFGSNKPILRRLDEVASFQNRRIEVQAIKQDEILPSKKRIEPISDDTETYASVVFLGNGQKLKGNITDQTRDEIHLEYKGAVQIISKKKIRRIRYNRR; encoded by the coding sequence ATGTCACTGATCGGAGTTCGATATTCATATTCAAAAAATGGAATGTATTTTCCGCGACTGACGGTTTTGTCTCTGCTTTGTTGTTTCGTTTTGGCTTGTCATCAGACGAACATCATCCCCGCCAAATTTCCGAGAGCGGGAGAATCCTTCAAAGGAGCCAGCTTCACGTCCAGAAGTTATGTGCTCGGATATTTCGAGGGAGGACACGATCGAGCGGAATGTCCGGAGGGAATTCAAAGTTTTAAAATTTTCAGGAGTATATCCGATTTTTTTATCCATATTCTTTTCGGAGGCGTATACGACACAAGAAGCGTGGAAGTCGAATGCGTTCGTTCGAAACTTGATCTTGATTCCATTTTGAAATCCAATTCGCTCGTGTTAAGAGGGGTTTATTTCCGATCCAACTCGGATCAGATCGACGAGCATTCTTTCGAAATTCTGGACGAGTTGTCCTCCATTCTGAAAGAAAATCAGAACTTGAGAATCGTGATTTCCGGTCACACCGATTTAAACGGAAATCGGAAACAAAATCAGATTCTTTCCATGAAACGAGCCGCTTCCACAAAAGCGTATTTACTTTCGAAAGGAATCGATTCGAGCCGCGTGGAAACGCGAGGTTTCGGTTCGAACAAACCGATTCTCCGTCGTTTGGACGAGGTGGCTTCGTTTCAAAATAGAAGAATCGAAGTTCAAGCGATAAAGCAGGACGAGATTCTTCCTTCCAAAAAAAGAATCGAACCGATTTCGGATGACACCGAAACATACGCGTCCGTCGTATTTCTAGGTAACGGTCAAAAGTTGAAGGGAAATATAACGGATCAAACGAGAGACGAAATCCATCTCGAATACAAAGGCGCCGTACAAATCATCTCGAAGAAAAAAATCCGCAGAATCAGATACAATCGTCGATAG